From Hydra vulgaris chromosome 07, alternate assembly HydraT2T_AEP, a single genomic window includes:
- the LOC136082590 gene encoding 52 kDa repressor of the inhibitor of the protein kinase-like yields the protein MYKSDLPNSEAVDQEFMFWKKKWSVIKPEDRPNILAKAIKTCNENQCPNLFEHLKIGCTLPVTSTEYERSFSARRRLRKWLRASKTADRLGSLAIMNIHYNEIVDYKQVSKLFFTLHPRKLCEKV from the coding sequence ATGTATAAAAGTGATCTACCAAACTCAGAAGCTGTAGATCAAGAATTcatgttttggaaaaaaaaatggtcTGTTATTAAACCTGAAGATAGGCCTAATATTCTAGCTAAAGCTATTAAAACCTGCAATGAAAATCAATGTCCTAATCTCTTTGAGCATCTAAAGATCGGATGTACACTACCCGTAACGTCCACAGAATATGAACGCAGCTTTTCAGCAAGGCGAAGATTACGAAAATGGTTGAGAGCCAGTAAGACTGCAGATCGACTTGGTTCATTAGCCATCATGAATATCCACTACAATGAAATTGTTGATTATAAACAAGtctcaaaactattttttactttacatccTAGAAAATTGTGTGAAAAAGTTTag
- the LOC136082319 gene encoding uncharacterized protein LOC136082319, translating to MSEHFNENSTALEVVENIDLKGYEVIVTGSSSGIGVETVRALAKAGARCIMCCRDINKGKQIANEIILSTKNDKVEVENLELNSLDNINRFVQRFLAKNRPLNILINNAGIIEESQSFTENGFETQFGVNYLGHFALTIGLLPSLKEGAKILKKKSRVINLTSAVHAGANIDFNDLNFVNGRQYDPFISYSQSKACISLFSLALTNRYFDDGVVSNSVMPGVTMTNLMNSFSKETMIRKGWINPDGSATMKMKCVENGAATTVWTATAVDLEGKGKLYLEDCGIGKETFNAEEVLLKLRGFVPYIMNNELADKLWDISEKFIQRKSP from the coding sequence atgtcagaaCACTTTAATGAAAATTCAACAGCTTTGGAAGTTgttgaaaatattgatttaaaaggTTATGAGGTCATTGTAACCGGTAGCAGCTCTGGTATTGGTGTTGAAACAGTAAGAGCATTAGCAAAAGCAGGTGCAAGATGCATTATGTGTTGCAGAGACATAAATAAAGGTAAACAAATTGCAAATGAAATCATTTTGTCGACTAAAAATGATAAAGTTGAAGTAGAAAATCTGGAGCTTAACTCTTTAGATAACATAAACAGATTTGTACAAAGATTTCTTGCTAAAAACAgaccattaaatattttaattaacaatgcTGGGATCATTGAAGAATCTCAATCTTTTACTGAAAATGGGTTTGAAACTCAGTTTGGCGTTAACTACCTTGGTCATTTTGCTCTGACAATTGGTTTATTACCATCTTTAAAAGAAGgagcaaaaattttgaaaaaaaagtcaagagTGATTAATTTAACATCAGCAGTGCATGCCGGAGCAAACATAGATTTTAACGATTTAAACTTTGTTAACGGTCGACAGTATGATCCTTTTATTTCATACAGCCAATCCAAAGCATGCATCTCTCTGTTTTCATTGGCTTTAACAAATCGATATTTTGATGATGGTGTTGTGTCAAACTCAGTAATGCCTGGTGTAACAATGACCAATTTAATGAATTCTTTTAGCAAGGAAACAATGATTAGAAAGGGATGGATAAATCCTGATGGATCAGCTACAATGAAGATGAAATGTGTTGAAAATGGTGCAGCTACGACAGTTTGGACTGCTACTGCTGTTGACTTAGAAGGCAAAGGAAAACTTTATTTAGAAGATTGCGGAATCGGTAAAGAAACTTTTAACGCAGAAgaagtacttttaaaattacGTGGGTTTGTACCTTATATCATGAATAACGAACTAGCTGATAAACTATGGgacatttctgaaaaatttattcaaagaaaatctCCTTAA